A window of Mangifera indica cultivar Alphonso chromosome 11, CATAS_Mindica_2.1, whole genome shotgun sequence contains these coding sequences:
- the LOC123229307 gene encoding gamma-tubulin complex component 5 isoform X2 — protein MEIDGAKVHISQSLIDRIYNVFSDGMQFAAPVSSLRMSEVDLVRGVLQMFQGFSSSSFFWDETRQNFRPKTGIYVTHLSHKSLHDLLSQFTYGATCLKLVEIVIGTVETSMRITSPTLRAFSFSASEWLKRLRSIALKEEMKICEPNVGISTTLLGLANSLSSLCSGAEYLLQTVNGAIPQVYFESNVSAAEMAVHVLDYLYKKLDEVCLVQGGEEEVYQMLLHIFVGSLLPYIEGLDSWLFEGTLDDPFEEMFFYANRAISVDEADFWEKSYLLRLSQSWKLDARPSSALVSESRHAHITTEQREMSEKESISLSSSMKGKEWSDGDLQVCPLFIKDMAKSIVSAGKSWQLIRHVPSAFAAVAGKNKDNEFAGLGNYKGGADLSKFHRGQSIAGLTLSEIFCVSLAGLIGPGDHISKYSWQNDRCESKFVPSPVSDMNEQIMGNGNDETVAALTSSEKMWYRFLVDTLLQKRVNDRVASDIPNMKGEDMAGDIDEFPLPVQKSFCPENPVLTVCRKLLNKNNDARKALNLSRNYYLPPLNDEILRNALLVGEGDNFSGLKGTNHAFGFRFGESEYRRSQYDSKLLEVLFPFPTLLPSFQDELQMSELLPFQKNSTLPSKVLSWIQSVEPRTTPLPVVVMQECLTVYIKKQVDHIGRLILSKLMNGWKLMDELAVLRAIYLLGSGDLLQHFLTVIFNKLDKGETWDDDFELNTILQESIRNSADGMLLSAPDSLVVSIAKNHGFDGDEQLNTVNFTSTPHKSHARSSGIDGLDLLKFTYKVSWPLELIANTEAIKKYNQVMGFLLKVKRAKFVLGKARRWMWKGRGTPTNNRKHHWLLEQKLLHFVDAFHQYVMDRVYHSAWLELCEGMAAAGSLDEVIEVHEAYLLSIQRQCFVVPDKLWALIASRINSILGLALDFYSIQQTLSSSGAVSAIKARCAMEIERIEKQFDDCIAFLLRVLSFKLNVGHFPHLADLVTRINYNYFYMSASGNLMTVPGSETVSSRLGKTFVS, from the exons ATGGAGATAG ACGGAGCGAAAGTACACATTTCTCAAAGTTTAATTGATAGGATTTACAATGTGTTTTCTGACGGAATGCAGTTTGCTGCTCCAGTATCATCCTTGAGGATGAGTGAAGTGGACTTG GTACGAGGTGTTTTACAAATGTTTCAAGGGTTTTCCAGTTCCTCGTTCTTTTGGGACGAAACTAGACAGAATTTTCGTCCCAAAACTGGGATCTATGTTACTCACCTTTCCCATAAGAGTTTACATGACCTTCTCAGTCAATTCACTTATGGAGCAACATGTTTAAAACTGGTGGAAATTGTAATTGGTACGGTGGAGACTTCTATGAGAATCACTTCCCCTACTTTGAGGGCATTCTCATTCTCCGCTTCTGAATGGTTGAAG AGATTAAGGAGTATTGCTTTGaaggaagaaatgaaaatatGTGAGCCAAATGTTGGAATTTCGACAACCCTACTGGGGTTAGCAAATTCCTTGTCAAG tctTTGTTCAGGTGCTGAATATTTATTACAAACAGTAAATGGAGCCATTCCCCAAGTATATTTTGAGTCCAATGTGTCTGCCGCTGAAATGGCTGTTCATGTCCTTGATTATCTTTACAAGAAGCTCGATGAAGTGTGTCTTGTGCAAGGTGGTGAG GAGGAAGTGTATCAGATGCTACTTCATATATTTGTTGGAAGTTTATTGCCATATATCGAGGGTCTTGATTCATGGCTTTTTGAAGGAACACTTGATGATCCATTTGAAGAG ATGTTCTTTTATGCTAACAGAGCAATCTCAGTTGATGAGGCTGACTTCTGGGAAAAGAGCTATCTACTGAGACTATCACAGAGTTGGAAGTTAGATGCTAGACCCTCCTCCGCTCTTGTTTCTGAAAGTCGTCATGCACACATTACAACTGAACAGAGAGAAATGAGTGAGAAGGAATCCATTTCCCTGTCTAGCTCTATGAAAGGGAAAGAGTGGAGCGACGGAGACCTTCAAGTTTGCCCTTTATTTATTAAGGACATGGCTAAGTCAATTGTTTCTGCTGGCAAATCATGGCAACTGATCCGGCATGTTCCTTCAGCATTTGCAGCAGTAGCAGGCAAGAATAAAGATAATGAGTTTGCTGGGTTGGGAAATTATAAAGGTGGTGCTGACTTAAGCAAATTTCATCGTGGACAGAGCATAGCTGGGTTGACACTGTCTGAAATTTTCTGCGTGTCATTAGCAGGTCTTATAGGCCCTGGTGATCACATTTCTAAATATTCTTGGCAAAATGACCGATGCGAATCTAAGTTTGTCCCTTCACCTGTTTCAGACATGAATGAGCAGATTATGGGGAATGGAAATGATGAAACTGTTGCAGCTTTGACAAGCTCGGAGAAGATGTGGTATAGGTTCTTGGTTGATACATTGTTACAGAAAAGGGTGAATGATAGGGTTGCAAGTGATATTCCCAACATGAAAGGAGAGGACATGGCCGGAGATATTGACGAGTTTCCCTTACCCGTCCAGAAGTCATTCTGTCCTGAAAATCCTGTTCTTACTGTATGTAGAAAATTACTCAACAAGAATAATGATGCCCGAAAAGCACTGAACTTGTCTAGAAATTACTATCTTCCCCCTTTAAATGATGAGATCTTACGAAATGCTCTTTTGGTTGGGGAGGGAGATAACTTTTCTGGACTTAAAGGAACAAACCATGCTTTTGGTTTCCGGTTTGGTGAATCTGAATATCGGCGTTCTCAGTATGATTCAAAGCTGTTAGAGGTCCTGTTTCCCTTCCCCACTCTTCTTCCATCTTTTCAG GATGAACTTCAAATGTCTGAACTCTTACCTTTCCAGAAGAATAGCACCCTTCCATCAAAAGTTCTTAGCTGGATTCAAAGTGTTGAACCAAGAACTACTCCACTTCCTGTGGTTGTTATGCAGGAATGCCTCACTGTCTATATCAAAAAGCAG GTGGATCATATTGGCAGGCTTATATTGTCCAAGTTGATGAATGGCTGGAAATTGATGGATGAGCTTGCAGTCTTGCGTGCTATATACTTACTAGGTTCAG GTGATCTGCTGCAGCACTTTTTAACTGTCATTTTCAATAAACTGGATAAAGGAGAAACCTGGgatgatgattttgagttgAACACTATATTACAG GAATCCATCAGAAACTCTGCTGATGGCATGCTACTAAGTGCCCCTGATTCATTGGTGGTCTCTATAGCCAAAAATCATGGTTTTGATGGTGATGAGCAACTTAATACAGTTAACTTTACTTCAACTCCACATAAAAGTCATGCACGCAGCTCTGGAATAGATGGTctagatttattgaaatttacATACAAG GTTTCTTGGCCTCTTGAACTTATTGCTAATACAGAAGCAATTAAAAAGTATAACCAG GTGATGGGATTCTTGTTGAAGGTCAAGCGTGCCAAATTTGTACTTGGTAAAGCTCGGAGGTGGATGTGGAAG GGTAGAGGCACTCCAACGAACAATCGCAAGCACCATTGGTTGTTGGAACAGAAACTCCTCCATTTTGTGGATGCTTTCCACCAGTATGTGATGGACAGA GTATATCACAGCGCATGGCTTGAACTGTGTGAAGGTATGGCAGCAGCTGGATCTCTGGACGAAGTTATAGAAGTTCACGAGGCTTACCTATTATCAATTCAACGACAGTGCTTTGTCGTACCTGATAAATTG TGGGCTTTGATTGCCAGCCGAATTAACAGCATCCTAGGATTAGCTTTGGACTTCTATTCGATACAGCAGACTCTGAGCAGCAGTGGAGCAGTTTCTGCCATCAAGGCCAGATGTGCAATGGAAATTGAGCGAATTGAGAAGCAATTTGATGATTGCATTGCTTTCCTCCTCAGA GTCTTATCTTTCAAATTAAATGTGGGGCACTTTCCTCATTTGGCAGATTTGGTCACCAGAATTAACTACAACTACTTCTATATGTCTGCTAGCGGAAACTTGATGACTGTCCCAGGCTCTGAAACCGTTAGCTCAAGATTGGGCAAGACTTTCGTGAGTTGA
- the LOC123229307 gene encoding gamma-tubulin complex component 5 isoform X3, with amino-acid sequence MEIDGAKVHISQSLIDRIYNVFSDGMQFAAPVSSLRMSEVDLVRGVLQMFQGFSSSSFFWDETRQNFRPKTGIYVTHLSHKSLHDLLSQFTYGATCLKLVEIVIGTVETSMRITSPTLRAFSFSASEWLKRLRSIALKEEMKICEPNVGISTTLLGLANSLSSLCSGAEYLLQTVNGAIPQVYFESNVSAAEMAVHVLDYLYKKLDEVCLVQGGEEEVYQMLLHIFVGSLLPYIEGLDSWLFEGTLDDPFEEMFFYANRAISVDEADFWEKSYLLRLSQSWKLDARPSSALVSESRHAHITTEQREMSEKESISLSSSMKGKEWSDGDLQVCPLFIKDMAKSIVSAGKSWQLIRHVPSAFAAVAGKNKDNEFAGLGNYKGGADLSKFHRGQSIAGLTLSEIFCVSLADMNEQIMGNGNDETVAALTSSEKMWYRFLVDTLLQKRVNDRVASDIPNMKGEDMAGDIDEFPLPVQKSFCPENPVLTVCRKLLNKNNDARKALNLSRNYYLPPLNDEILRNALLVGEGDNFSGLKGTNHAFGFRFGESEYRRSQYDSKLLEVLFPFPTLLPSFQQDELQMSELLPFQKNSTLPSKVLSWIQSVEPRTTPLPVVVMQECLTVYIKKQVDHIGRLILSKLMNGWKLMDELAVLRAIYLLGSGDLLQHFLTVIFNKLDKGETWDDDFELNTILQESIRNSADGMLLSAPDSLVVSIAKNHGFDGDEQLNTVNFTSTPHKSHARSSGIDGLDLLKFTYKVSWPLELIANTEAIKKYNQVMGFLLKVKRAKFVLGKARRWMWKGRGTPTNNRKHHWLLEQKLLHFVDAFHQYVMDRVYHSAWLELCEGMAAAGSLDEVIEVHEAYLLSIQRQCFVVPDKLWALIASRINSILGLALDFYSIQQTLSSSGAVSAIKARCAMEIERIEKQFDDCIAFLLRVLSFKLNVGHFPHLADLVTRINYNYFYMSASGNLMTVPGSETVSSRLGKTFVS; translated from the exons ATGGAGATAG ACGGAGCGAAAGTACACATTTCTCAAAGTTTAATTGATAGGATTTACAATGTGTTTTCTGACGGAATGCAGTTTGCTGCTCCAGTATCATCCTTGAGGATGAGTGAAGTGGACTTG GTACGAGGTGTTTTACAAATGTTTCAAGGGTTTTCCAGTTCCTCGTTCTTTTGGGACGAAACTAGACAGAATTTTCGTCCCAAAACTGGGATCTATGTTACTCACCTTTCCCATAAGAGTTTACATGACCTTCTCAGTCAATTCACTTATGGAGCAACATGTTTAAAACTGGTGGAAATTGTAATTGGTACGGTGGAGACTTCTATGAGAATCACTTCCCCTACTTTGAGGGCATTCTCATTCTCCGCTTCTGAATGGTTGAAG AGATTAAGGAGTATTGCTTTGaaggaagaaatgaaaatatGTGAGCCAAATGTTGGAATTTCGACAACCCTACTGGGGTTAGCAAATTCCTTGTCAAG tctTTGTTCAGGTGCTGAATATTTATTACAAACAGTAAATGGAGCCATTCCCCAAGTATATTTTGAGTCCAATGTGTCTGCCGCTGAAATGGCTGTTCATGTCCTTGATTATCTTTACAAGAAGCTCGATGAAGTGTGTCTTGTGCAAGGTGGTGAG GAGGAAGTGTATCAGATGCTACTTCATATATTTGTTGGAAGTTTATTGCCATATATCGAGGGTCTTGATTCATGGCTTTTTGAAGGAACACTTGATGATCCATTTGAAGAG ATGTTCTTTTATGCTAACAGAGCAATCTCAGTTGATGAGGCTGACTTCTGGGAAAAGAGCTATCTACTGAGACTATCACAGAGTTGGAAGTTAGATGCTAGACCCTCCTCCGCTCTTGTTTCTGAAAGTCGTCATGCACACATTACAACTGAACAGAGAGAAATGAGTGAGAAGGAATCCATTTCCCTGTCTAGCTCTATGAAAGGGAAAGAGTGGAGCGACGGAGACCTTCAAGTTTGCCCTTTATTTATTAAGGACATGGCTAAGTCAATTGTTTCTGCTGGCAAATCATGGCAACTGATCCGGCATGTTCCTTCAGCATTTGCAGCAGTAGCAGGCAAGAATAAAGATAATGAGTTTGCTGGGTTGGGAAATTATAAAGGTGGTGCTGACTTAAGCAAATTTCATCGTGGACAGAGCATAGCTGGGTTGACACTGTCTGAAATTTTCTGCGTGTCATTAGCAG ACATGAATGAGCAGATTATGGGGAATGGAAATGATGAAACTGTTGCAGCTTTGACAAGCTCGGAGAAGATGTGGTATAGGTTCTTGGTTGATACATTGTTACAGAAAAGGGTGAATGATAGGGTTGCAAGTGATATTCCCAACATGAAAGGAGAGGACATGGCCGGAGATATTGACGAGTTTCCCTTACCCGTCCAGAAGTCATTCTGTCCTGAAAATCCTGTTCTTACTGTATGTAGAAAATTACTCAACAAGAATAATGATGCCCGAAAAGCACTGAACTTGTCTAGAAATTACTATCTTCCCCCTTTAAATGATGAGATCTTACGAAATGCTCTTTTGGTTGGGGAGGGAGATAACTTTTCTGGACTTAAAGGAACAAACCATGCTTTTGGTTTCCGGTTTGGTGAATCTGAATATCGGCGTTCTCAGTATGATTCAAAGCTGTTAGAGGTCCTGTTTCCCTTCCCCACTCTTCTTCCATCTTTTCAG CAGGATGAACTTCAAATGTCTGAACTCTTACCTTTCCAGAAGAATAGCACCCTTCCATCAAAAGTTCTTAGCTGGATTCAAAGTGTTGAACCAAGAACTACTCCACTTCCTGTGGTTGTTATGCAGGAATGCCTCACTGTCTATATCAAAAAGCAG GTGGATCATATTGGCAGGCTTATATTGTCCAAGTTGATGAATGGCTGGAAATTGATGGATGAGCTTGCAGTCTTGCGTGCTATATACTTACTAGGTTCAG GTGATCTGCTGCAGCACTTTTTAACTGTCATTTTCAATAAACTGGATAAAGGAGAAACCTGGgatgatgattttgagttgAACACTATATTACAG GAATCCATCAGAAACTCTGCTGATGGCATGCTACTAAGTGCCCCTGATTCATTGGTGGTCTCTATAGCCAAAAATCATGGTTTTGATGGTGATGAGCAACTTAATACAGTTAACTTTACTTCAACTCCACATAAAAGTCATGCACGCAGCTCTGGAATAGATGGTctagatttattgaaatttacATACAAG GTTTCTTGGCCTCTTGAACTTATTGCTAATACAGAAGCAATTAAAAAGTATAACCAG GTGATGGGATTCTTGTTGAAGGTCAAGCGTGCCAAATTTGTACTTGGTAAAGCTCGGAGGTGGATGTGGAAG GGTAGAGGCACTCCAACGAACAATCGCAAGCACCATTGGTTGTTGGAACAGAAACTCCTCCATTTTGTGGATGCTTTCCACCAGTATGTGATGGACAGA GTATATCACAGCGCATGGCTTGAACTGTGTGAAGGTATGGCAGCAGCTGGATCTCTGGACGAAGTTATAGAAGTTCACGAGGCTTACCTATTATCAATTCAACGACAGTGCTTTGTCGTACCTGATAAATTG TGGGCTTTGATTGCCAGCCGAATTAACAGCATCCTAGGATTAGCTTTGGACTTCTATTCGATACAGCAGACTCTGAGCAGCAGTGGAGCAGTTTCTGCCATCAAGGCCAGATGTGCAATGGAAATTGAGCGAATTGAGAAGCAATTTGATGATTGCATTGCTTTCCTCCTCAGA GTCTTATCTTTCAAATTAAATGTGGGGCACTTTCCTCATTTGGCAGATTTGGTCACCAGAATTAACTACAACTACTTCTATATGTCTGCTAGCGGAAACTTGATGACTGTCCCAGGCTCTGAAACCGTTAGCTCAAGATTGGGCAAGACTTTCGTGAGTTGA
- the LOC123229307 gene encoding gamma-tubulin complex component 5 isoform X1 codes for MEIDGAKVHISQSLIDRIYNVFSDGMQFAAPVSSLRMSEVDLVRGVLQMFQGFSSSSFFWDETRQNFRPKTGIYVTHLSHKSLHDLLSQFTYGATCLKLVEIVIGTVETSMRITSPTLRAFSFSASEWLKRLRSIALKEEMKICEPNVGISTTLLGLANSLSSLCSGAEYLLQTVNGAIPQVYFESNVSAAEMAVHVLDYLYKKLDEVCLVQGGEEEVYQMLLHIFVGSLLPYIEGLDSWLFEGTLDDPFEEMFFYANRAISVDEADFWEKSYLLRLSQSWKLDARPSSALVSESRHAHITTEQREMSEKESISLSSSMKGKEWSDGDLQVCPLFIKDMAKSIVSAGKSWQLIRHVPSAFAAVAGKNKDNEFAGLGNYKGGADLSKFHRGQSIAGLTLSEIFCVSLAGLIGPGDHISKYSWQNDRCESKFVPSPVSDMNEQIMGNGNDETVAALTSSEKMWYRFLVDTLLQKRVNDRVASDIPNMKGEDMAGDIDEFPLPVQKSFCPENPVLTVCRKLLNKNNDARKALNLSRNYYLPPLNDEILRNALLVGEGDNFSGLKGTNHAFGFRFGESEYRRSQYDSKLLEVLFPFPTLLPSFQQDELQMSELLPFQKNSTLPSKVLSWIQSVEPRTTPLPVVVMQECLTVYIKKQVDHIGRLILSKLMNGWKLMDELAVLRAIYLLGSGDLLQHFLTVIFNKLDKGETWDDDFELNTILQESIRNSADGMLLSAPDSLVVSIAKNHGFDGDEQLNTVNFTSTPHKSHARSSGIDGLDLLKFTYKVSWPLELIANTEAIKKYNQVMGFLLKVKRAKFVLGKARRWMWKGRGTPTNNRKHHWLLEQKLLHFVDAFHQYVMDRVYHSAWLELCEGMAAAGSLDEVIEVHEAYLLSIQRQCFVVPDKLWALIASRINSILGLALDFYSIQQTLSSSGAVSAIKARCAMEIERIEKQFDDCIAFLLRVLSFKLNVGHFPHLADLVTRINYNYFYMSASGNLMTVPGSETVSSRLGKTFVS; via the exons ATGGAGATAG ACGGAGCGAAAGTACACATTTCTCAAAGTTTAATTGATAGGATTTACAATGTGTTTTCTGACGGAATGCAGTTTGCTGCTCCAGTATCATCCTTGAGGATGAGTGAAGTGGACTTG GTACGAGGTGTTTTACAAATGTTTCAAGGGTTTTCCAGTTCCTCGTTCTTTTGGGACGAAACTAGACAGAATTTTCGTCCCAAAACTGGGATCTATGTTACTCACCTTTCCCATAAGAGTTTACATGACCTTCTCAGTCAATTCACTTATGGAGCAACATGTTTAAAACTGGTGGAAATTGTAATTGGTACGGTGGAGACTTCTATGAGAATCACTTCCCCTACTTTGAGGGCATTCTCATTCTCCGCTTCTGAATGGTTGAAG AGATTAAGGAGTATTGCTTTGaaggaagaaatgaaaatatGTGAGCCAAATGTTGGAATTTCGACAACCCTACTGGGGTTAGCAAATTCCTTGTCAAG tctTTGTTCAGGTGCTGAATATTTATTACAAACAGTAAATGGAGCCATTCCCCAAGTATATTTTGAGTCCAATGTGTCTGCCGCTGAAATGGCTGTTCATGTCCTTGATTATCTTTACAAGAAGCTCGATGAAGTGTGTCTTGTGCAAGGTGGTGAG GAGGAAGTGTATCAGATGCTACTTCATATATTTGTTGGAAGTTTATTGCCATATATCGAGGGTCTTGATTCATGGCTTTTTGAAGGAACACTTGATGATCCATTTGAAGAG ATGTTCTTTTATGCTAACAGAGCAATCTCAGTTGATGAGGCTGACTTCTGGGAAAAGAGCTATCTACTGAGACTATCACAGAGTTGGAAGTTAGATGCTAGACCCTCCTCCGCTCTTGTTTCTGAAAGTCGTCATGCACACATTACAACTGAACAGAGAGAAATGAGTGAGAAGGAATCCATTTCCCTGTCTAGCTCTATGAAAGGGAAAGAGTGGAGCGACGGAGACCTTCAAGTTTGCCCTTTATTTATTAAGGACATGGCTAAGTCAATTGTTTCTGCTGGCAAATCATGGCAACTGATCCGGCATGTTCCTTCAGCATTTGCAGCAGTAGCAGGCAAGAATAAAGATAATGAGTTTGCTGGGTTGGGAAATTATAAAGGTGGTGCTGACTTAAGCAAATTTCATCGTGGACAGAGCATAGCTGGGTTGACACTGTCTGAAATTTTCTGCGTGTCATTAGCAGGTCTTATAGGCCCTGGTGATCACATTTCTAAATATTCTTGGCAAAATGACCGATGCGAATCTAAGTTTGTCCCTTCACCTGTTTCAGACATGAATGAGCAGATTATGGGGAATGGAAATGATGAAACTGTTGCAGCTTTGACAAGCTCGGAGAAGATGTGGTATAGGTTCTTGGTTGATACATTGTTACAGAAAAGGGTGAATGATAGGGTTGCAAGTGATATTCCCAACATGAAAGGAGAGGACATGGCCGGAGATATTGACGAGTTTCCCTTACCCGTCCAGAAGTCATTCTGTCCTGAAAATCCTGTTCTTACTGTATGTAGAAAATTACTCAACAAGAATAATGATGCCCGAAAAGCACTGAACTTGTCTAGAAATTACTATCTTCCCCCTTTAAATGATGAGATCTTACGAAATGCTCTTTTGGTTGGGGAGGGAGATAACTTTTCTGGACTTAAAGGAACAAACCATGCTTTTGGTTTCCGGTTTGGTGAATCTGAATATCGGCGTTCTCAGTATGATTCAAAGCTGTTAGAGGTCCTGTTTCCCTTCCCCACTCTTCTTCCATCTTTTCAG CAGGATGAACTTCAAATGTCTGAACTCTTACCTTTCCAGAAGAATAGCACCCTTCCATCAAAAGTTCTTAGCTGGATTCAAAGTGTTGAACCAAGAACTACTCCACTTCCTGTGGTTGTTATGCAGGAATGCCTCACTGTCTATATCAAAAAGCAG GTGGATCATATTGGCAGGCTTATATTGTCCAAGTTGATGAATGGCTGGAAATTGATGGATGAGCTTGCAGTCTTGCGTGCTATATACTTACTAGGTTCAG GTGATCTGCTGCAGCACTTTTTAACTGTCATTTTCAATAAACTGGATAAAGGAGAAACCTGGgatgatgattttgagttgAACACTATATTACAG GAATCCATCAGAAACTCTGCTGATGGCATGCTACTAAGTGCCCCTGATTCATTGGTGGTCTCTATAGCCAAAAATCATGGTTTTGATGGTGATGAGCAACTTAATACAGTTAACTTTACTTCAACTCCACATAAAAGTCATGCACGCAGCTCTGGAATAGATGGTctagatttattgaaatttacATACAAG GTTTCTTGGCCTCTTGAACTTATTGCTAATACAGAAGCAATTAAAAAGTATAACCAG GTGATGGGATTCTTGTTGAAGGTCAAGCGTGCCAAATTTGTACTTGGTAAAGCTCGGAGGTGGATGTGGAAG GGTAGAGGCACTCCAACGAACAATCGCAAGCACCATTGGTTGTTGGAACAGAAACTCCTCCATTTTGTGGATGCTTTCCACCAGTATGTGATGGACAGA GTATATCACAGCGCATGGCTTGAACTGTGTGAAGGTATGGCAGCAGCTGGATCTCTGGACGAAGTTATAGAAGTTCACGAGGCTTACCTATTATCAATTCAACGACAGTGCTTTGTCGTACCTGATAAATTG TGGGCTTTGATTGCCAGCCGAATTAACAGCATCCTAGGATTAGCTTTGGACTTCTATTCGATACAGCAGACTCTGAGCAGCAGTGGAGCAGTTTCTGCCATCAAGGCCAGATGTGCAATGGAAATTGAGCGAATTGAGAAGCAATTTGATGATTGCATTGCTTTCCTCCTCAGA GTCTTATCTTTCAAATTAAATGTGGGGCACTTTCCTCATTTGGCAGATTTGGTCACCAGAATTAACTACAACTACTTCTATATGTCTGCTAGCGGAAACTTGATGACTGTCCCAGGCTCTGAAACCGTTAGCTCAAGATTGGGCAAGACTTTCGTGAGTTGA